Part of the Serinus canaria isolate serCan28SL12 chromosome 1, serCan2020, whole genome shotgun sequence genome is shown below.
TCTTACTTCAAGCAGAAGCCCAAGGTTGCAAAACTGAATGAAGTATGCTACAGGGAAATGGATAAATTTATTCATAAATATTGTTATGACTACGTTTTTCTGTCAGATAATGAAAGAAACCTGCTTCTTATGCCAACATACTCTCAGATGGGAAGatcaagggggaaaaaaatgaaaatcctaACTTAGTGACATGCTGTACAGCATAACACTCAGAGCACAAAAATGTACAGTGCAATTCAAACACTTCTTCCACGATAACATAACATCTTTGAATTGCCTTTATTTTCAGCACTTTATCTAAAAAGCACTTTCTTCCTGATCCTGGATTATCCCCAATTTGAAACTCATATTCTGGGTTTGTAGTTGAGGACTGCATGCAAACATCCCTATAATCCTGTACACTCTCATGGAGCCATTTAAAGACTACCAGACAGTAACAGATTCAAAAGCAGTCTCTATGAAGTTATGAAACTGCATCCCTAAATTACAACTGAACCTTCTATCCCCACATCAAGAAATTAATAAACAAAGGTACTTGCAGATACACACCCTCTTCTCACACAAGTTGCAGGATATCTACAGGAACATgtcattttaaaatctaaaataaaacttcagggtttgtttgtttgtttgcttttttaatgtaaGATTTTATTTGGGAACTTCATGATTAATTTGTCTTAGCCTCTTAGGAAACATGTGCTGTTGTCCAGGAGTTGCCAGCTGAGAGGATGTTATTGTTTGGAAGGGATGTGATCAGGAGGACCCTGTGCATGGCACAATGTGTCAGCCCGGaagcaagggaagaaaagtGATTCTCTCatctgagagagaaaacaaaacgGATATGTCAAGCAGTTGCCTTCCAGTTTCATTCACCCCTACACGTGTTCCAAAGAAACATGTTAGTCACCTGTATCTCACATGGGTATGACCAAACTATATTAATGTATGtatactttaaaaaatcctattttcaaaacaattacagttttctttagaaaagcaaaaattcctGCCACAAATATCTTCAAAACACATAAGCAGGCAAATGCTTaccctccctgcactgcttACCCTGCTGCTCAGAacaagggacagagctggacaCGGTCCCCCTTCCTTCAGCCCCCTCCCTACAGAACCAGCAATGAACAGGGACAGAGaccatccctgcagagcaggtttGGAGGAGAGCTGAGTCCTACCCTGCAGCAGGCACCTTCCACCTGGCTGTCCAGGCCCCTGCCGACCCCTGCAGCGACTTCACAGAAGCCTCTTGTGTTTCAGTAGCAGTAGGACAGAGGTCAGTGTGATTCAGAGCTCCAGAAGGGCAATGCTCCCACAGGAGCACCTTCCAGGCCCTCTAGTTTCTTGCTGAGAGTCTTCgcctgggggtttttttgaattttcatgCAGTTTGTTTGTAGCATACCTGTTCTTTGTACACGATCACAATTTCAAGCTAAAAGGCTCCAAGAGTGATGCCGTACTCAGAGGACACCCCTTACCAAACCCTTCTCGTAAATGTAACATCCCCCCGCCCTCTCCACGCAGCccagaaggaaaacagccaCAATGAAGCCACAGCGGCACGGGGGGCCTGCACCCTGCAGCGCTGCCTGTACCAGAGGCGAGGCAGGTGTCCCTCACCCGGAGCTGCCCTCAAGGGAGCTCCCCGCCCGCCAAGTGGGCGCCTACCATGCCAGCGGTGACCCCCGCGCTCGGCTCTGCCCGACGGCGCCCGTCCGTCCGCCCTCGGGCCCGTCCGGGACGTGCGGCTCGGGCGCTACCGGGCGTCGCCGGCGCTGAGGGGGTAGGCGAGGATGCTCATGGCCTCTCCGCACGCCGCCTCCACCTGCCGCACCTGCTGGCGGCTGAGGCGCTCCCGCCAGGCGTGCACGGCCTCCCGCGCGTCGCGGGCGGAGATGAGGAAGGGCCGGTCGGAAGAGTAGGCGGCGCCGCGGGTCATGTTGACCACGAAGTCCTCCAGGGCCGGCGGCACCGTCAGCCCGGCGAAGCGCAGCAGGCGGCGCAGCTCGGCGCGGGGCTCCCGTACCAGGTCCTCGTAGCGGAGCTGCGTGTAGCGGCGGCGGAGCCAGTCCGGGGCGCGCCGGGCCAGGAGGAGATCGCGGAGCCAAGACTGGCAGATCACCTCCAGCGCGCCGCCGAGGAAGAACTCGGCGCGGTGCTGCGGCTGCGGCGGCCGCCCTCCGCCCAGCAGCCCGGGcggcagcaggagatgctgctgctggtggcgggccgggccccgcggcTCGGCGCGGTGGCGGCTGCGCAGCACCTGGACGCTCTCCCGCAGCAGCGCCTGCCGCGCCTTCAGGCGGGAGTTGTGGACGGCGCGGGGGTCGCGGAAGAGCTGCACCACCCGCAGGTTGAGGCCGGGCTCCcgcagcagcggcagcagcgcgcccagctccagcagccgcACGTCCTTGATGACCACCACCGGGTACTTGCGGCACTCGGCCTCCAGCTCCCGCAGCGCCCGCGGCGGACACGTCTCCTCGCAGGTGGCGCCGTCGACGAGGCCGATCTcgccgcggggccgcggggcggcggggcagAGCGGCGGCGAGCAGATCACCTTGTTGGTCCGCCAGCCGAAGATGCTGGCCGTAGTGAGGTTGTcggcggccggcggggcgggggccaGCGGGTCGCGGGGGCCGGACGGGGCGGTGTAGAGGCGCAGGACGGAGAAGTCGCATCGGAAGAGGGCGCGCAGCATGTCGCGGagggctccctgcaggctgagcGCGTCCCCCGGGTAGAGCGCCTGCCAAAGGTGCCACATGGGCTCGTACAGGTAGAAGACGTCGGGGTGCTGGTTGAAGAGCTCCCCGAGGAAAGAGGAGCCCGTTCGCCAGGTAGCGTGCAGGTAGATGTGCCGCTTCCCCGCCGTCCCCGCGCTGCCGTTACCCGCCGCCCCGGCCGTGCCcgcctcatcctcctcctcttcctcgtCCAGCGGCGGccgctgctcccagccccactcacTCAGCGCCTCCTCCAGGCTTGGGCAGCGCCGCAGCAGCGGCTCCTCGTCCGTTCGCCCGCGCCTGGCCCCGTAGTCCAGCGCGTAGGGCaccaacaggagcagcagcagcgtgtACAGCACCAGCACCGCGGCGAAGCGGCGATGTTCGCCTCGCCACCGTCGCCGGCCCTTCATCGCTGGGGCCGGCTCGGACCCCGGCTCCGCCGACCCTCTGTTTGCCGGAGGGCGGCTCTTTGCGGAGAAGCAAAGTtagcggcagcggcggcggcggggatGTGGGCGGCGGGCGGTGCTCCCCGCCGGGGAGCACGCCCACGGGCACGCCGGCCCGGCTCCGGGCCGCTggccgcgccgcccgccgcgctcTCCGCCGCCTCCTCCTTCTCGTCCTGCTCCTCCTCGCAGCGCGACGCGGAAGCGCCCGCACCTGCCCCCGCTGCCGCCGGAGAAACCACTGCCGCCGGCGGGGCgcgggctgctgctgctcccggTGCCGCTGCGCCGGGCTCCGGGCCGCCCCTCGCCCggcctccctccctcccccggGCAGGGCCGGAGGGGCGGGCTCGGCACGGCGGGACTCACCCCCGCCCGGGAAGGGGCGCACCGAAAAGGAGGTGTGTTAGCCAGGACAGGTACCGAGCAGCCGAGGATGTCCCGAGGAGGAGTGGTCGGTCCTGCTGTTCACCAGAGCTCcggagaaagaaaatgcaagacGCTACAGTAAGGAGGAGAGgtgcaaatgtatttttagggTAGACGACAGCTATTAAAATCTGCAGTGAgtttcagaaatgctgcagttcTGCGCTGTAGAGAGCTGCGGGGTTTCTCAGCCACACTTTTGTCTACGTGTGTGTGCTGATGGGATGCGGACATCTCGATCATGACTCATTGCTCCAGTTTTTACATCTGTAAGTTCCATAGCTGTCTGAGCAGGTCTCCCTTTGCAGCTGGAAGGAAGAAATGGGCGCCCACAGAGGGACATCACCTATTGTGGCTGTCTTCCTGTTAGCCCTCTTTATTAACTACAGTAGGAGCCTAAAATTACCAGTTCCAACGTAGACTTCTAGGTTTTTAGACATCTAAGAATATTTGAAATCTCCTGGGAGATGGAAAGTCAACAAGATGTTGACTTCAgatgtttaaattaaaatatatagtCTCAGAATCTCCAGCCCAGACCCTGCCTGACCTTGGAAGATGCTCACATAAGGAGATGGACCATGATCCCATGTTCTTAGTCCAAGCATCCAGCTGCCAGGAAAGTGaggtccctgtcctgctgatGGTGTAGTGGTAGCTGCAGACAGTCTTGACCTCTAGGCAATAGGTGGTATCCTCTGTAAAACACTACTAATATTTAAGTATGGTGTGCAGGGCGAAATTCAGAGAGGATAACACAGTTTTTGCCCTTGGTGTATGATGTTTTGACTCCCCGAAGAGTCTTTGTGGTATGTAAGCACCTGTGCTTAGACACATGACACCACATGCAACAGAGAGCAGAAACAACCCATTAGTTTCATGGTTTCTAAAAATGCTCCATCCACACAGATATATAGATACACAGCCTGAAGATGCTGGACATAGTATGAATGTCCAGTTATTAAATAATAATCTAGTTTTGAATTTATCAGGCAAAGCACACAGACCAGAAATCaaagtgagagagaaaaagcatGCTTCTCTTCTGTGCAGGTGGTGAGCCAGTTGTCTGCCTGCTAATGCTTTACTTACCCCATGTTAATAAGTGTTAAAGACTGGGCTTCCTGCCCTTTATGGCGTGCTGAGTGAGCAGAGGGTGCCAAACAAGATTTGTGAGCTCCTTAGCAGAAGAATGTTGAAATTATATCATTGGAAAGGAAATTCTGCCTCAACATACATTTTACTGCTTATGTCTTTAAACACCAAGATACACCAGAATCTCATACTTAGCAGTGTGAGTTTCACCTCTGACTCAATAATACCAGGATTTCATCCAGACTCTCAACTAAAGGAGGATGACAGAATAAAAACACACTTGCCAAAATCATGTTACAGTCTTGtcaaaaaaatcccttcctcATCCAAAACCCACTTATATTTAGTATTTTGAGAATCATCAGTGTAACTGACTTGTGTGGCATCATGCAAAATAGTAATTTGGATAGATTTAACAAGATTGGATCCTGAGAAGTGATGAGAATGAGAATGGATAACTCAGAGATGCCAGGATTTTCCCTTTGTAAGACAAAATACTGGGTTGGCAGTAGTATCAGCACCAGTGATGGCCAATGAGCCATGCCTCAGGACATGTTACTTTAAACTAATTTTATATGGGTTTTTAAGACACATACTTAGGCCTAAGAACTAAAATCAAGGTCTTAAACCTGCCTAACTGAAGTAAAGCCATCTTGTAAAGAATCAAACATCTTACAGAGTAAGACAATCcatcagaaaaatgtgaaaCCATAGAAATAAAACTATGTACATgttacactgatttttttagaGAGTGGAGCTACAAACTTCTGTGGCAATTGTTctagaaaaatgaaagatgCAAATAGATTTATGACAAGTTACGTATTTTAGTAAAGATAAAACCATAGTTGTTAAAAGATTATCAGATCAAAAAAGAATGACAGTAAATGTTTTGTTCTGCACCTTCACAATGGTTTCTCTACTTTGAGAGGATTAGGCTGTGTTTACTTCAGTTGTTTTGGGTTACAGATATTTTTGGCACAGGAAGATTCCAGCAAAGCCAGTATTTATTTTGTCACCCACCAGGTGCCTGAACTAGACTTGTAATCGTTGAGCTCCAGCCTTCCTGAAGAAAGTGCCTGCTTCTCAAGAAGTACCTTATTTGAGCGCTGGGGAGTGGACTGCTGCTCTGCATAGAGCAGGAACAGatcagctttctcttttctcaatTTTCAGTTCCATCTGCATTGTCTCTTCAGCACAGATAAGAGAGATGATTTTTCACTGTTTAGGCTTTTTCTATAAACCACAAAGACACCATTTAAATATACAAATGATCTGCATCTCCTTCTAAGATCAGGAGGGTTCTGTACCCAAGGGAGACAGCCAGGTTCTTCTTCACTGATCTGTGAAGTAGTCTGCCCATTTGACATCTAGCTCCTGCCAGTTTTTGGTGATAATTCTatgcttaatatttttttgtaaagagTTAGGGAAAGAATATAGGCATAACATGTTCTGCATACTTTAGTATTGCAGTATTTCCTTTCTAGTTTCCAAGCTTGTCACTGTAAGTACTGTCTGTTtttaatataacataacatTGGCTTCCTGTGTATTATCTCTCTAACTTAATTTTTGCTCTTCTGTCTCCCACGGTGCTTCTACTGTCAAGAGAGACAGTAAATGCTGGAATGCAGCATTTCAGCCTCaataatttttatcttctcAGCAGAGGCTTCAAAATAGAAATAGTTGCCTCTATATCTTGCAATCTTTCAGCTCTCCCATGCTCTTGTCATTTTCACAGAGTACTTTGTGAGTAAAAATAGCTTGATTTGCTGATAAAATTAAACATGCTTTGCACACGGAGCACCGCCCTCAAACATCCTGACTGTTAATGAGCTCTCTGCTTGCACATGTTGTCACTCACAGGCTTCAGCCAAAAGGAAGTCCGTGGTTAGTAGCAGCTTAAAAAATCTTCCAGAAGCCAACAAGCTGGGACAAATGTCCTTATTTTTGAAGTTACTTTGTCATCAGATTTTCCAACATGTGCAATACCACATGTTTCGCATATGGGACCAGACCTAGTAGCTCACATTTTAGAAAGGGCATGTTGAGAATAGCGGGAAGGACAAGCTGGTCCAGGCGAGATGGCTGGTGCAGAAGGGACTTTTTGCAGTATAGTTTTCCCCAAAAGTGGAACAGAGATTGAGGACCTTAAAAAAGTCaaaaatgacacagaaattCTGAGACACAAAGGAAATTTAGAGAATCTGAAGAAAGTGGAAAGTAAGACAAAAGCAGAGTAGACTTCTAATGTGGGGCTGGTAAGCAGTTGGGTGGAAGTGGCTTCAGACACAAAGCCACATTCAGAAGGTAGCAATTCAGCTTTTTGCATGTACACCTGATGTCATTCTTGAGCATCTGCAAGGAAGACAAGGAAATGATGCAGGAAAGTGTAGCATTCTTAACTACCTTGCTCTTGTGTACTGATCATTACACTGGCACAAGTCCAGAGCTCTGAGTTTCTCTGTGGGCTGATTTGAGAGAAGCCATGTGTACAGTTactggtcacagccagcacagctttgtgAGAGGAAAGTCCTGCTTATCAAACACgatttccttttatgacaagGTAACCCACCCAGGTGATCAAGGGCTTGGttttcagtaaagctttcaatactgtctctcacagtatccttctggacaaaatgtccacCACACAACTGGATAAACACATGGATGAGCAACTGGCTCACAGGTCAGGCATAAAGGATTACAACGAACAGAGACATTGgactggtgacctgtcacttgtggggctgtgcagggctctctCATAGGTCTTGTGCTCTTACACATCTTCATAAAGGGCTTGGatgcaggactggaagggacaCTAAGCAGGTTTGCAGACAATACAAAACTGGAAGGAGCTGTTGCCTCCCTCAAAGGCtgggaggccctgcagagagacttCCAACAAATCAGGGGGCTGGACAATCACCAACACTGTGAAGTTCAACCAGAcaaagtgctggattctgcacctgggatggggcagaaTGTATGGACAGATTGGGGAATGAGATGCTAGAAAGCACCACCATGGAAAGGGACATGGGGGTCCTGATCAAGTTGAACATGAGTCACCAGTGTGCCCCGGCAGtcaggagggccagccctggggtgcctcaggcacagcatcaccagctgggcaagggaggggattttCCTACTCTGCTCTGCACCGAGGGAGCCTCACCTTGCATATTGTGTGCACTTTTGGGTGCTGCGAtataaggaaaatataaaatccttggagtgtccaaaggaggacaacaaagatggtgaagggccttgaggggatGCTGTATGAGGAGTGGCTGTATGAGGAGTGGcatttggtctgttcagcctgggggagaGGAGACTGAGAAGAGACCTCATTACAGCctacaacttcctcatgaggggaagaggaggggcaggcactggatctcttctcttctcttctctgtggtgaccagtgaaAGGACCCGAGGGAACAGCCcgaagttgtgccaggggaggtttagtttAGATActagaaaaaggttcttcacacAGAGGGTGGCTGTGCACTGGAActggctccccagggcagtggttgcagcaccaaacctgacagagttcaagaagcatttgggcaACACTCAGGCACATGAGGGGACTCTTGGAGatggttctgtgcagggccaggagctggactttgatgatccttgaaggtcccttccagctcagcctattctgtgattctgtacaGCTTCAGGTTTTGGTTAATACAATCACATAGCCACCATGCATCCCAGACCACCCAATGGCTCTGCAAAAGAGCAAGGGCAGCAGAAAAGCATGAGACTCCTGTACCACTCAGACAGAGGGAAGAGGGCAGTGGAATTTGGGGACCACCAGCATGTGTGGAGTCAGAAGGGAAGGGATGCATTGCTTCCTTCTCCCAAATTTCTCCAGTTATTCCTAAGAACTGGTAAAGTTGTAAAGTTaggcctgctgctgctctcagcttcCTGACATAAGGGCTGGGTACAGGGAGTGAGCTGAGAAGGTGCTCAGATTAAGCCAaactcagcactgcagcccatGTTTGGGCTAAGGGATGCTTGATAGCCCAGTGCAGCATTGCTgaaccagctgcagcagcctgacGTGTACCTAGCTAGGGGAGCTCTTCTATGCCCAAGAGAAGCAGagacattttatttctgcttatgatttatttaaaaattaaaatataaaaaatatactACACTGTAATTGTCAGAGTAGAGATTGTCTGTGGCTTTCCAAGAATGTGAAATCTGAGTATTGAAatggcaaaaaacaaaaaaaaaaaaaaaaaaaaaaaggaagcaggaaggtttggggtttttaaatttaaaacgTGGTTACATCATCAGTGATCTTGTGAGCTCCTCTAACTTCCTCAAAGAAAGAAGCTAATGCCATCATTGAAGATGATAGAAAATGCTATGAGGAAATGTAATAAGAAAATGCAGGAGGTGGAAGGCAGAACAGAGTAAGCTTATGTATTTGTTGAGGTTCAAGAGGAAGCTCAGAAGGAAGTCTGTTAGTATTTAACAGTGTAAATTCAGATAAATCAGcaacaatgaaagaaaaaagcatctATTCTGTAATCCAACTCAATGCCAATGTAACTTGACTTTTCCTAAATTGCACCAAGGATGACTCTAAACTGAAGACTTTCAACCTCTCCCCTGTAGAGTGGGCTCTGTTGTCCTATTAGCAGAAAGGCAGTTctctcacagcccagaaacaCACTATACCAACAGCCAGCACCTCCATCCCACTGCCTGGCCATTAACAGTAACTGCCACAGTGAATTTATTCCTGTGGTAATGTGTTTGGGGTCTGACAGCTTTGAGTACTAGAACTACCTCTATACTAAAATGTTTGGGAAATAATAGTTTTTATTGGCAGAAACTGTGaatctttttctgctttctctcattGTCACAGGCTTACTTTTACTGAATTGGAGATGCTGATTAAGAGCAAGCTTTTGACACTCAACAAGTCAAGCCATTGTGTTGGCATAATTAGGGAACTAATTCTTTCACAGTTCACTCAAGCGAAGAAATTAACTAGAAAATTTAAGACCTATTTTTaaagggggatttttttccccccaaagt
Proteins encoded:
- the CHST7 gene encoding carbohydrate sulfotransferase 7 is translated as MKGRRRWRGEHRRFAAVLVLYTLLLLLLVPYALDYGARRGRTDEEPLLRRCPSLEEALSEWGWEQRPPLDEEEEEDEAGTAGAAGNGSAGTAGKRHIYLHATWRTGSSFLGELFNQHPDVFYLYEPMWHLWQALYPGDALSLQGALRDMLRALFRCDFSVLRLYTAPSGPRDPLAPAPPAADNLTTASIFGWRTNKVICSPPLCPAAPRPRGEIGLVDGATCEETCPPRALRELEAECRKYPVVVIKDVRLLELGALLPLLREPGLNLRVVQLFRDPRAVHNSRLKARQALLRESVQVLRSRHRAEPRGPARHQQQHLLLPPGLLGGGRPPQPQHRAEFFLGGALEVICQSWLRDLLLARRAPDWLRRRYTQLRYEDLVREPRAELRRLLRFAGLTVPPALEDFVVNMTRGAAYSSDRPFLISARDAREAVHAWRERLSRQQVRQVEAACGEAMSILAYPLSAGDAR